Proteins encoded by one window of Mercenaria mercenaria strain notata chromosome 4, MADL_Memer_1, whole genome shotgun sequence:
- the LOC128556374 gene encoding uncharacterized protein LOC128556374 has product MAHHYLQFYGIGEKHAQIHFDNAAGQNKNNCVIWYAVWRTLIGLHETIALSMLVAGHTKFAPDWHFGVWKVKWRDSNAETMTQVAGTVRESSRGGHNVPQLVDDTDKPVAFDSWKPFLEQYFKPVKQLSKYHHFFCSSVEPGVVYCKEYFDSEEVSVNILKQVPEKNAMPVVKAFPGLNAARQWYLYEQIGQFCKSDLAKDVVCPKPCVPKIEIKLDTDCDVKVGGKRRNNLLT; this is encoded by the exons ATGGCTCACCACTATTTGCAGTTCTATGGCATAGGAGAGAAACATGCACAG atacattttgaTAATGCAGCTGGACAGAACAAAAACAACTGTGTCATTTGGTATGCAGTATGGCGCACTTTAATTG GACTACATGAGACTATTGCATTGAGTATGTTGGTGGCAGGTCACACGAAATTCGCTCCAGATTGGCATTTCGGTGTGTGGAAAGTAAAGTGGAGAGATTCCAATGCAGAAACAATGACCCAAGTGGCTGGCACTGTGAGAGAGTCATCAAGAGGTGGTCACAATGTTCCACAATTAGTTGATGATACTGACAAACCTGTTGCTTTTGACAGCTGGAAGCCATTTCTTGAACAGTATTTTAAACCTGTTAAACAATTGTCCAAATACCATCATTTCTTTTGTAGTTCAGTTGAACCGGGTGTTGTATATTGCAAGGAATATTTCGATTCTGAAGAAGTTAGCGTAAATATACTGAAGCAAGTGCCTGAGAAAAATGCAATGCCTGTAGTAAAAGCTTTTCCAGGTTTGAATGCAGCCCGTCAGTGGTATTTGTATGAACAAATTGGTCAGTTCTGTAAATCTGATCTTGCAAAAGATGTTGTTTGCCCGAAACCGTGTGTtccaaaaatagaaattaaacttGATACAGATTGTGATGTAAAAGTCGGTGGTAAGAGAAGGAATAATTTATTGACATGA
- the LOC128556639 gene encoding sushi, von Willebrand factor type A, EGF and pentraxin domain-containing protein 1-like: MPTFDSGITLNALESTTYNMTAKLSCAVGFTLIGNAYVTCQANGNWSTQPNYVINNCSDPTPESGNVDSTDFQYGSVIEVTCVEGYKINGNSSIICQANSTWSNIPVCDQIECETLNITNGHFNTALGTTFGKTATQSCYTGYTLSGDETVTCIEAGWNGTIATCTIVDSEASALVVIYAMVPVIVIVLTLVLLFVIWRKRHLQCAKVNNTHHKPGERPTIQYASETCKGYGLKNQDHVLESSEPIPKDEEYSFISDHNKADPLDNTFYNTFDNICKVENDVENQYDHTTGHSDIQIANSPIASHYRHF; encoded by the exons ATGCCGACCTTCGACAGTGGAATAACTTTAAATGCGTTAGAAAGCACTACATACAACATGACAGCAAAATTGTCTTGTGCAGTTGGCTTTACGTTGATTGGCAATGCATATGTAACTTGTCAGGCGAATGGGAACTGGTCAACGCAACCGAACTACGTCatcaaca ACTGCAGTGACCCGACTCCAGAATCAGGAAATGTTGATAGCACAGACTTTCAGTATGGTTCAGTTATTGAAGTTACATGCGTTGAAGGCTATAAAATCAATGGAAATTCTTCAATAATATGCCAAGCAAATTCTACATGGAGTAACATTCCAGTGTGTGACCAGATAG AATGTGAAACTTTGAATATCACAAACGGACATTTTAATACAGCACTCGGAACGACTTTTGGAAAAACAGCCACACAGTCCTGTTACACCGGTTATACGCTTTCGGGAGATGAAACAGTCACATGCATTGAAGCTGGTTGGAATGGTACTATCGCAACGTGTACCATCGTTG ACTCGGAAGCCAGTGCTCTAGTCGTAATATATGCTATGGTTCCAGTTATCGTAATTGTTCTTACCTTAGTTTTATTATTCGTTATTTGGAG AAAAAGACATTTACAGTGTGCAAAAGTGAATAATACACACCACAAACCTGGAGAAAGGCCGACAATTCAATATGCGAGTGAAACATGCAAAGGATATGGCCTTAAAAACCAGGACCATGTATTAGAGTCATCGGAACCGATACCAAAAGACGAggaatattcttttatttcagacCACAATAAAGCGGATCCATTAGACAACACGTTTTATAACACATTTGACAATATATGTAAAGTGGAAAATGATGTAGAAAATCAATATGATCATACAACAGG acattctgacatacagaTAGCTAACTCGCCAATAGCGAGTCACTATCGTCACTTTTAG